One part of the Podarcis muralis chromosome 3, rPodMur119.hap1.1, whole genome shotgun sequence genome encodes these proteins:
- the RSPH9 gene encoding radial spoke head protein 9 homolog isoform X2 — MKGCEGGGAGQDDKLPSNAERGPRPTSDLTSNAAPWKRLPGNGTQASGPALSGPHRRPSPAAMDAETLPYALDLVASSGVCLSPEKRAALRNSLLLVRRDYRFEQVRLWGRIQGTRGAYYIAEGVGPDRAGARSRLYSLNCVEWSLLPPPNEEFTALTSVLKGRFQGDPSYEYEHYEKKEEGERPYEEEATNLIKEEVRLVSAIDQIDKAVGIVPRGAYIKSPLGPVHENRNFEGLSLVEAKKLSSYFHFTEPVNLKNKTLLEKADLDPAIDFLDSLEHDIPKG; from the exons ATGAAAGGTTgtgaggggggcggggcggggcaagATGACAAGCTGCCTTCGAACGCCGAGAGGGGGCCGAGGCCGACCTCTGACCTCACGTCCAACGCGGCGCCTTGGAAACGGTTGCCCGGCAACGGGACGCAAGCGTCGGGGCCTGCGCTCTCTGGTCCCCACCGCCGCCCAAGCCCGGCGGCCATGGATGCTGAGACGCTGCCCTACGCGCTGGACCTGGTGGCGAGCAGCGGCGTGTGCCTGAGCCCGGAGAAGCGAGCGGCCCTGCGGAACTCGCTGCTGCTGGTGCGCCGGGACTACCGCTTCGAGCAAGTCCGCCTGTGGGGCCGCATCCAGGGCACCCGAGGAGCCTACTACATCGCCGAGGGCGTGGGGCCCGACAGGGCGGGGGCCAGAAGCCGCCTCTACAG CTTGAATTGTGTGGAATGGAGCCTTCTGCCACCTCCTAATGAGGAATTTACTGCACTGACTTCAGTGCTAAAGGGACGTTTCCAAGGGGACCCATCCTATGAATATGAACACtatgagaagaaagaagaaggtgAGAGACCATATGAAGAGGAAGCAACA AACTTGATCAAGGAAGAAGTCCGTCTTGTATCTGCAATAGATCAGATAGATAAAGCAGTGGGTATTGTTCCACGGGGTGCCTATATAAAGTCACCACTGGGACCTGTGCATGAAAACAGAAACTTTGAAG GTCTGTCTTTGGTGGAGGCTAAAAAATTAAGCTCCTATTTCCATTTCACGGAGCCTGTAAATTTGAAGAACAAAACTCTCCTGGAGAAAGCTGACCTGGACCCTGCCATTGACTTCCTGGATTCACTTGAACATGATATTCCTAAAG